GCCTATTAGTTATATCACATGACATGACACTTCTATAAtagaaattataatcattgactTGTTGACTTAATCGTTGACTTTTCTTCTCCAATATCTTTATCTACTAGCGAGAGGATATATTCTCACGTATATAATTATGACATTTTTGACGTGCCAAATGTCATAACCTTGCGGTTGAAAACTGCACGATTAAACGTTAATCCAGGCAAAATCTATCCCTAATAGACCTCTTCTATTTTTGGAAGCAGCATATGTCTGTACAATTCTACCAAACTACGCCAAAAAAAATTGAAACCTCGTTTAGTATCTACAAACCTATCTTCtccatctttctctctctaaacaacCCTAGAGAGAGAAGGAGGTGGATCATGATCTACGTATTTCGTCAACATAGGTCATGATCAATTCGTTTCTAGTCATTTCATCTCTTTCTCTGTCAACCCACAACCGATCTAACCGTCCTCAACAACCTCTCTCTTCGTTTCCTAAATCATTCCAAAAATGGCATTATCGAAAAGATCATTCAAGAATTTCGTGGTAGAAGAGCTCGGTGAATTCCCTCATTTCCTGCTATGGGCTATTCTCGAATGGATACTAATCGCATCTCTTTACATCGATGGGCTCCTTGCGTTTCTCTCGAGCGTATTCGCCAAGATTTTCGATCTGGAACCACCATGCGTGCTCTGCACTCGTGTCGACCATGCACTCGTGTGTAAGGACCCGAATACTTATTACAACGACTCCATATGCGAGTGCCACAAAAAGGACATATCTTCGTTAGCATATTGCCATATTCACAGAAAACTTGCGGATATCAAGAACATGTGTGAAGGTTGTTCTTTTGCGTTTGCAACTGAGAAAGAACCTGATATACAGTCGCTTTTGGGGAGGATGCAAAAAGAGAAGGATGGGTTTACTGAAGACGATAAGAAGGTTTTGAAGCCTGTGAATAAGTGTTCGTGTTGTGGTGAACCTTTGAAAATGAGAGCTGCTTCTAAAGATTACACTAGAAGCCTTTCAAACCTTCGTGCTTCAACAGCATGGAAAACCGAGGATTCACGGTATACAGAGCTCAGATTTTTATCAGATACCGAGCCAGATATGCCAGAGTACCACTTCGGTTTAAGCACATACGCTAAATGTGAGTTATTTTCACTACTTGCTAGCAGAGATACACAAAGACCGGTTTGAAGTGCAGTTACAAACGACAAATAACttaatatatatttgaaaaatcccaagtaaaaatgttttttttaggtTATAATTAAAAACTGTTCAAGAAGTTAATACTTTTGTTTGTGCTTTTTAAAAAAAGTATAGCGATATTAAGTGCTAAAAGTTTGTATAAATATAAAACAGTTTGTTCAGGTTTAAAGTTGATTCTAGCCAGCTTTAAAACTGTTCCTTGCGTAAGATTTTTTGATGAATGTATATATGTTAGAAGTTGACAAGAAAATTTGAACAATTACATTGCTACAGATGACGAACTGCATGAAGACTGTTGTAGAACTCCAAATTTTTTAAAAAGCAACAAGTTATTTGGGATCCCACTAACAGATTCAGGTTCAGTTAGCCCGAGACGTGCTAACAGGATTTCAAGAAAAGCATCAATGGAAAAATACGATTTGGCATCAGACAATGATGAAGCTTCAGGAGATGGTGATTCGAGTCTTCAACAGATAAAGAAACAAGCACGTATAGATCAAAAGACTCTTATGAAGTTGTCTATGGAGCTTGATGAAGAAAGAAGCGCTGCTGCTATTGCAGCTAATAATGCTATGGCAATGATCACACGGTTACAGGCTGAGAAGGCGTCTGTGCAAATGGAGGCGTTGCAGTATCAAAGAATGATGGAAGAGCATGTTGAGTATGATAAGGAAGCTATTCAAATACTTAAAGATTTGTTAGCTAAGAGAGATGAACATTTAAAGGTTATGGAATCAGAACTTCAGAGTTACAGAGAGAAATATGGAGAAATTAGGAAAGTAGGTAGCGATCAATGTGAAGCTGATGCCGATGAATATTACCAGGAATGGAGATCTCAATCTTTGTCATCTTTCAGTGAGAAATCCGAATCCCAATCCCGGAGCCCTTTAAAAGATGATCATGATCATGAGTTCGAGAGCCCTTTGGTgaaggatgatgatgatgattttgagTCATGGAGCCCTCTGGGAACCGATGGCAAAGATGGTGATCAGAGCCACTCCGGAAGGGGCACCTCATCGTTAGATTTTGAAACTGAAAAATATCAGCTTTACGAGATGTTAAAGAATCTTGAAAATCATATCCAGACGTGTTCAATGGAGGATGAATGGGAGGATGATGAAGATAAAGATATAGGTAATTAATATGATTTCTATTCTTTACTTGAATTCATTGTTTTTACTTTGCTCTTTTAAAGttcattaattattaatatagCTTTATTGTGGATTGGCAGTTAAAGAAAATAGGGCAACCCTAAATAGAGAGATAACCGTAATCAGGGAGAGATTGAGAGCCTTAGAAGCAGATAGCGGATTCTTGAAGCATACTGCAATGACACTTCAAAAGGGTGAAAAAGGAGCTGAACTTCTAACAGAGATAGCTCAACATCTACGGAAGCTACGTGATCACTCTGATCAATTAAACAGAATAGATGCTTAAATTTTTCTATACTTGTATGCTAACTAACAACACTATTCTCAGTATACTACCATGCATGCATGATTTTATTTCAGAAAAACTtatatttcttattttcttttgtttgtgataTTTAGGTTTCTAGGTACGACATATGATATATTTTGGAAGGAAAAGCAACCAAAGGAGCCAGACACAAGTTGTGGGGAACTCTCAAATCTCAACCTCGTGTTATTAGGATCCTGGTAAATTTCAAGACAATCAGAGACCTCGTTAAGGCCCATAATTAAGTCTATGAGTTTCCCTAATTTTAGACCATATATCAGTTTCAGCTTCACGGTTTTCCAGTTTATGTAACTTATTAGTTGGTATAAGTAAAAAATTTCAATTTCTATGTCATAGTAGATGAGATGTGAATAGTTTGCATAGGATTATCAAGAAGTACACATGATCCAGCTATACAATAAGGTTGTATAGCCGGATTATATATACATTGCATGCACCACCTACAAACCAACTATCTATTAACAAACACAGCCGAGTTAAACCAAATGTTTTACACCCATCATAAAtcaattttttattaaataatagtcTATAAGTTTCTAAGACATAAAAAAGATTAAGATATgataactcatatatatatatatatatatatatatatatatatatatatatatatatatatatacacacacacacacactaataccCCTCAAATTCAAACCAATTTgagtttgaaaagaaaaatgTATGCCTAGCCTAGGTTTCAATTTCAGTTTGCGAAGTTGTAGGATGAATGGCCTTGCTCAAGAATGGGAGGCAGCAGTTGGTGGTCAAAGAAGCATAATGACCACTGTCGGGTATGGTTTCTATAGTTGTATTGTGTGCATTGATAGTTGTTTTGTTCTTCTTTATCTTTTATGATTAGAGTAACTTATGGGATGAATATTCTTAAATTATGAAAAAGCAGAAGCAGATGGTAGAAGAAGCATGATGATTGCCTTGTTTGGTTGTACCATGTGGGAGGTTGTGGtctttcttgttcttcttttcCTGATTTGAACAAGTTATGCTTCATCGGGAGTTTTTGCATAGCACTGACTAATCACATAAGGCATAATAAAGGAATGTGTTGCGAAATGAATCATTATAACTGTTAATGACGTTCCTAAACCTAAGTTGGCATTATTATATTAATGAGATAATGCAACATTTTGAGAAGAGTTGCAATTTTGCTATGTTGTTTTATGCATTGCAACCTTTTTAATTTCCTAACCATAAGGAGGTTTTTTAGTTGATTTGGTATTCTCTTGTATGGATACGTATAAAGTTGTTAAGAAGCGAGAATATAATTTATTCCGTCTAATTTTCATGTAATTCcatctattttttattttattattttttttatcattttatatatatatatatatatatatatatatatatatatatatatatatatatatatatatatatatatatagggtgaggttcaatagagaaccataattaaccaaggaaccaatcttttttctCAACTTTTAAACttatcttttataaaaaaaaaactaaaaatacagaaattaattattgttttattgtatgtataaatgtcgaccaatcaaaattaaataaaaaattaaataattaaataaataaataagggtaatatAGTAATTTGTTTAGTAACTTCTAAAATTAATCCCTATAATCATGGTATTGACTTTTAACCTAAGTTCTCCAGGTTTATAAAACCTAGAAGTCACTCCATCGACCAACGCCCACAGAAGATCGTCACCACCATCGTTTGCTATTGCCGCCACCACCATTGTTTGATGTTGTTGCCGATCTCTAGCCGCCATTCGCTGTTATGGCCGCCGGTATAATTCATAATATTTTTTTCATCTCACTAACGCTTATGGATGTCTCCTCCACCTTCCCCGCTGCTCTCCATCTGCTCCTCTATATGCCTGTAAATAGTCTGTCGGTTTAATTTTCAATTTTGTATGCCTCTCCATTTCTGATTAAGGCGTTGTGCTCTCGATTCCTTTTCGTATCTTCGGTGTCTCTGCCTCTTCTTTCATCTCCTCGGTCCTCCTCTACCCCACTATAGAAATCATGTTTCAACCTAAAAAGCCCTAAATTATTTCGAGTTTAACAGTGGGGGAGGCGTTGCCATGGCTTTAGATGAACCTTCGATTTTCTCCCGCAAACTTAAACACATGAAATCGAAGTTGTATTATACGGTGGATTAGTCCCTGGTTCTTTCTACTTCAAAGTTGAATCCATTGGTAAGTATCTTTTATATCCATTCCATTCACTGATTATGTGTAGAAATTGATTCCAAAATTGGATTTTGAATTCGTATTTTGTTACGATTTTGAAAGGGGTTGAGTTGGATTGTGTGATTGTGTAGGAAGCTTACTTCAAAGGAAGAATATTGCAGCTTACGACTTTTTTTTTCTTCCTCGTGGTTATCAAAGAATGGCGTGACAGTGCTTCTATTCCAGGTAACATGGTTTTTAACTTGAACTAAAAAAAGACAATAAGAAGCTATCGACTACTACCGACACTAAAAAGCCGACCAAACCTAAAGCCTAACCTTCAcggtttgattttgatttctcgATTTCTTTTTTCGTTTCTGCAGACAAAGATGGGTGAAGACATATCTGGAGGAGACGGAATGAGGATTAGCAAAGTAACATTTCTATCTCTCAGTTACCTTTTTCATAGGAAAAATCATAATCTAATTTTCTTTTTATATCCTATTTCCAGCTGTCGTTTACTTCTAGGTGAAGACATATCTGGACTCGATTTTCTTTCAACAAACTAATTTACCATATGCTTTTcatatgtaacaacgtaaaattccaattcaatttttttatttttaaaaccaccaagtgtatatcatatcataatttcaaatccgaaacaacagtgttttcaaaacaaattcccaAGATCTCTCAAATGTGAACTCCATCGATGTaagtgtgtacgagtcaagccgtcgccttcccacggtcctcgctagtacctgagacatcaaacacaacaactataagcataatgcttagtgagttccccaatataccacataccacaaatacgccactcgaggctaaacccgaccctctggtcaagatgtctcaacgggaccctccagtcccgcagctcgtcggaccctctggtccagtcatagctcattagGCCCTCTGGCCcgttctgaatcgttggaccctccggtccggtccatatagtcatacaacatacaaataacacatagcatacaatctcataaatagcacataagaccctctggccaaatcagaataccactcaaggtaacgtatagtgagaagactcacctcgtggaaagtctaagatctcgcgtactcgctatctccaaaacccaatgacgactctacctcgcctaatcacaaaaaaatatcatttaataatcAAGACTTCCACAACTAAACTTTAACCCTTATCATcatcctcagagggtaaaagaccattttacccctccttgacccaaagtcctcatgttgaccaaaaccctaaaaactcaacaaaagtcaaccctacaagtacgcggggcgtactgcttgatgtacgcggggcgtacatcgccaacccatggatcggggtctccacccagtacgctgcgcgtactggaagttacgcccagcataaccatCAGACTTTAGCATAcatcatttctggtcttaatcggttaagccattactccaacttctagatccgacTCAGTTTATGCGTCTATGctcataaagtcgagacctttaagccttggcatggttgtaaaggctccaacacttcataacatcactctattccaactcaaggacctagatctcatgcatggtgcaatgttcacgaccaagattgcatttttatgagtctacatcTCAAATAGACCAGAAATACGaaggatctaagcttatggagaccatttgctcaaaagtctccacctttgggactaaaaTGCTAGAAAATGGTACATGAAACATATTACAAGAACTATAGAACAAGatctgagctttttaccttgaaatgaagcctcaacctttgctaagctcagatctacacttgagtaccacttctagccttctccaatgagctcctcttctcctttgctacctagaaatggcaccaccaagcttagaatactcacaaatggcctaagaacggttgcacactctctttagggtttctttatgAGGGATGGTGGTTGAGAAgtcgagccacacattccttATATAGCCCTccaaatgaattagggtttttaggtcaggaccggttacgccccgcgtaaccttgggtacgcccagcgtacctgaggGTGAACGCGTCCAAATGAAGAGCAagaggtacgcgcagcgtacctcttgtacgcccaacgtactcgcaaatcatgcaaccctaaaaagaGAACATAACAAAGATGAagggataaatagaagggtacctggttttcgggctgttacatcaTATATccattctgtcagaattactgAAGCTTGTCTTATTATACATTTCCAATTCTAtcggaatggaatcacaaattcAAATTATATCGGAATGGAAACACGAATTCtaattctattggaatggaataTGAATATTTTCTCATTGATTATACATGTTCTAAAATTTTTGGTTATTGATTTTGGTGCAATTAACAAGTTATTTTTCTAAAGGAATATAGTTTTTTATTTACCATTTGCTAATGCGTTATTGGATTCTAACCTACAATTGGATTTGttttcacagaagttgatgcttgaagaacggacaaCAAAATTGAAAGTGTTTCTtaacaacattattcttttaaatGAATTAGTGTATTTgttatattttgatatttttttcccgatttgaaagttttttagttttattctttaacaataaatgtaattcttagcaattgttacatgtattctataagaattaatgtaatttttgttttaattcttcaattgaTGGTTCCAGAagttgttattctacaagaaatttttaaagtcatgatcaagaaatatgttgaagaatacttttattattttatggttcaagaatactttttatttttaaacatactcaaacatattctgtcagaatgtccgaattaaaaaccttataattcgtaaaatcggatttttaaaattaatagaatctatgatcccttaaaatatgcaaatttcctttattaaatctatattaattgactaaaatacctttgtaattaaattatatgataattttcaattatatttaattcaataatatatattaatcactttcttaaaataagtaaaattgattGGCCCAGATTTAtgtatacaataacacaataattagttttaatagaataacctaagcatatatatatatatatatatatatatatatatatatatatatatatatatatatatatatatataagggacgATTCActtgagataaaaaaaaatagagatcttaCGATTCAACATCGGTCATATATTTCTCATTTGTCGTTCTAACGCTCTAATATATTGGCAACAACGAGGTATGCCTAATTTACAGAAGAGGTACGTAAAACGTCTACAATATGTGAACCATATTTACAGAAGATGCGATTGATTAAACGTCTGCAATCTacaagaaaattttatttttttaaagtctGTAGACTGCATAATAAACTAAAGTTtcaaaaaaactaatttttttaatgTATTGTAAAACTCTAATCACAAAATTGGTTATGTCTATCAAACTCTATTTGATTTATTCATCGTACTAGGGATTTCActcatattaaataatacactTTTCAAAATATTGTAATTATTTAAGAAGGAACTATGAAAGGATGTTTAAGCAACAATATATAAAATCAGAGTTAATATGAACAAGAGATGTAAATAAGATCTTGATTCAATGAAAGGATGCTTAAGCAACCGTATATAAAATGAGAGTTAATATGAACAAGAGATGTAAATAAGATCTTGATTCAACTCATATTATCCGGAGAAGTACAAATACATTTGTGTGAGAGAAAGTACGATACACAAGTTGCAAAAATTACAAATCACTTAGGTACTTACACTATTTATAGTGTACTCGACGGATACAAAAAGTATACATGGGCTTCATCAGTTAAACATAATCAACAAAAGCGCTTGATAAAATACATACAACATCGAAGTCATGAAGACCTTCGATATAGACAAACACTTCGACATATGAAATCTACCTAAGACTTCAATATATCACAATATGTTTGACTATACAATCTCCCCATTTGTGATCAATATCGAATCTTCAAACAGCGGGTAACGTCTTTATCACTTTTAATAAAATCCTTCTTATCTCCATGTACCAAATGATAATCTTCCTTATCTCCGCTTTGTCTTCATTTGATTTCTTCATACATTTGTTGACACAAAAAGTACACCGGAAAGATTCTAATTTGAGTATCTTTCTTTATCGTCGGTATGGAAGAAGTATTTCTTTTTCCCTCCTTTCATGTTCTTTCCTTGAAAGACAACACATTGAGGTTGATTGATAATTTCACCATCTTCAAAATTATCAATATTCAATTTCCCTTTCAATAATGACTTGCGAACCTTTGGctttttcatgaaaaaattaGTGAAATCAAAATCTATTAATGCTAGATGAGCAAAATAACAATCATTGAAGCTTTTGATGTAACTATACCCAATGATGTACGAAGCTTTATCTTGAACTTGATCATTATTCAAATCTACCATAATCTTCATAATAGTGATGAGATCATTCAAGCTCATCAAGGGAAAGTCAACCATGGTGAATTCAAAAAGAACATTGTTAGCTCTGACAACTTTATATCGATAGTTTTGAATGACTCCTTCAAACATGACATCAGGAGTTATCAATAAACGTTTAACAATCTTCACCAAGGACCAAGCATATTCTTCTTTCTATCCAAGAACTGCATGGAatctgattttcatacttttatacTCCTTCGTATCATGGAAATTCTCTACAAGCTTAAACTGACCAAAGGTGAACATCGTATGATTGAATGGAAAGTCCAATAGATGAAATATGTGTCTTCGATGTCATAGCTTCTCTTTGGTCTTTTCTCAAATGCGCCAACTTCGCCATAAGAAACATTTTCAATTGTTTCATAACACCACACCTTATTTGGATCTCCCTTATCAATACCAGGTGAGTCATTTGCTCTCATTCTCATAATGTTGCTAAGTTGCTTCATTCTTTTAACTTCAAGCTATTGAAGTCTCTTTTGCTCTTCTTTAGTAGGTTCACTTGAAcaccttttccttttccttttgatTCAGAAGTTGTAACAGGTTTAACATTCAATAACCTAAGCTTCCTTCATTTATGTTCAACCCCTTCTTTGATTAAATCTTTGACATATCAACTTTGACATTTGGTGTTGCTTTTGTTGTCGAAATTGTCAGAATAGGTTCATTtgaattgaaaatgaaattttcataGAAATTACCATCCTAAAAAAATTCCCTTGTCTTCACCTTCATCTTTCGATGAACCATCCTTATCTCCCCCTTGTGACACAAGCATTGATGGGCGTGGAACATTAGTGGGTAATCGAAGAACAAGAACCAAAATTAGAGCAAGTTGAGTTTTAAAATACGATTCCACTGAAGAAACCATAAAAGATATTTTTTCTTGAGAAATCGAAGTCATTGATGGAATGTCAAACTTCAGTAAGCGATCATGAAAACTTGTAAGAGAGTTATCAGTATTTGTAAAAACTTTCCCGTCAGATTCTTTCTTTAACTTCCATTCTTCAACATAGTATTTATTTAAAACATGAATGTCTTCAATTAGTGTTCTTGTAGCACCAAGAAGAACATCAACATTCTGCTGAATTCCTATACAGAACTTATCAAGCTTCATAATATCTTTAGAGACCAAATCAACCAAATCCTTAATTTTCAACTCAATAGACTCTTTCGAATCAGTCACCATGTTCTCAAAAGGTTCATGTCTCTCACAAgccatatttttttatttttataatatcatAGGTGAAAGAGGACATGTAAATAGAAAGACGAGTTTCCAGCTGAGAAATTGCCTTATCAACAAGATTCTTCATCTTTGTTTCTTGACCTTTCAACAAAAATTCAACATCTTCACCAACCACAAAAGACGTTGTAAATGCAGACGAGTCATTTAAGAACTGAAGAAGCGTATTCAGCTTCGAATTTAAGATCTTGTATTGCTTACCAGGCATTATAGCATGATATTCTACATCTTCTTCATCTGGATCAAACTCTAATTCAGAAAAATCAATATGTTCATCTTCTTTAGCATTCATCATGTCCTGATCAACGGATTGAGAAGAAAACAATGTAGTAATGGGTTGTTGCATGATATTGTCAAAGGTGGGAGAATGAAAAGGAACTGTTGTAGGTGGAATGATCAAAGATGGTTGTGGTGATGAAGGTGGTGGTAAAGTACTTGATGAAACTGGAATAGGTGTTAAAGGATTCATCCATATTTACATTTGAGTCCTTATCATATAAGTTCTCAGGGATGTTTGAAGACCTATCCTCCTTCGTATTGGACTTGGAACTAGGACCTTCAGGTAGAATACCACTTGTCAACCTAGGAATCGAATTCGAAGTTGTTTCATGATTTATAATGTTTGTATCCCCACTAAATGTGTGTACAGTGACATCTGGGTTGCTTGTCTCCTTGGTATTCGATTCGATAGTGATACCCTTTCACGGTGAAACCTAGAATATGAGATCATCAATTTCAGTAAGATCTTCATATGTCTCTTCTCTAACCTTAACACCTTCAACAACCTTTATTTTAGTGGAAAGCTCTTCGATTAGTTGAGCTCTTAGCTTCTTAAATTGTTTCAACAACCCAATAGCTTTACGCTTCTTGTCCTGTTGTTCCTCCTCATCAGTTACTTCTTTAATAACAACACCTTGAgactttgattttgatttcttctTTTTCTTAAACACTTCCTTGGAAACACCTGTATTAATTGTGAATTTGGGATTAGATGGTGATTTTTTCATAACAATAGGATGAGCTTTAGTTGTACTCTCTTTCACTTTAAATGTAACATTCTTATATATGGGAACTGAAGAAGTAAGATTCAAGGATGCTAGAAAGCCTGCTTAGGAGATATGCCTTTTATGCATGATATGTGAATTGGTAGAGATGCTTGATAGCGAGTAGACTAATTATCTTTAGGAATTGTAGGTGAGGATGACATGATCTTTATGATGCCTTATTGTTAGTTGGTTTAGTTGATCGAATGTTTCTTTCTTTGTGTAATGTGAGGCCTGTATTGATACTAATTAACTATTAAGAGAATACGTTAGGTTGCATGCCACAAAGATTAAATCATTTTAGATTGCTTGAGTCGGCTCTACAGCGCATCTTGTGTTTGATTCCAACCATTATAGGGCAAGATCTTTCTATTTTTTAATCTGTGTTGCATGTAATTATGTTCGTAAGATAGTTAATTGAAATTGGTAGTTTCCTTTGCGGCTGAGAGCAATGTGAAGTGGGGTTCCTAGTATATTAGGAACAGTGTTAGAACATGCTTATATGGAAAGTGGGATCCTAAGAGAGCCTAAGAATTACGTTAGAATGTTATTTAGTACTAGGAACTGTGACGGTAGCCATAgagaagtgacttagaggatccgggatgactcttgaggaaagtatggataggtgtggaaggttgtattggacccgtactactggaagcacaggatccatactcaaattaAGGAAAATCATGGGGATTATAAGAAGTTGTT
The genomic region above belongs to Lactuca sativa cultivar Salinas chromosome 4, Lsat_Salinas_v11, whole genome shotgun sequence and contains:
- the LOC111882102 gene encoding probable myosin-binding protein 5 encodes the protein MALSKRSFKNFVVEELGEFPHFLLWAILEWILIASLYIDGLLAFLSSVFAKIFDLEPPCVLCTRVDHALVCKDPNTYYNDSICECHKKDISSLAYCHIHRKLADIKNMCEGCSFAFATEKEPDIQSLLGRMQKEKDGFTEDDKKVLKPVNKCSCCGEPLKMRAASKDYTRSLSNLRASTAWKTEDSRYTELRFLSDTEPDMPEYHFGLSTYAKYDELHEDCCRTPNFLKSNKLFGIPLTDSGSVSPRRANRISRKASMEKYDLASDNDEASGDGDSSLQQIKKQARIDQKTLMKLSMELDEERSAAAIAANNAMAMITRLQAEKASVQMEALQYQRMMEEHVEYDKEAIQILKDLLAKRDEHLKVMESELQSYREKYGEIRKVGSDQCEADADEYYQEWRSQSLSSFSEKSESQSRSPLKDDHDHEFESPLVKDDDDDFESWSPLGTDGKDGDQSHSGRGTSSLDFETEKYQLYEMLKNLENHIQTCSMEDEWEDDEDKDIVKENRATLNREITVIRERLRALEADSGFLKHTAMTLQKGEKGAELLTEIAQHLRKLRDHSDQLNRIDA